A genomic region of Papaver somniferum cultivar HN1 chromosome 7, ASM357369v1, whole genome shotgun sequence contains the following coding sequences:
- the LOC113294548 gene encoding zinc finger protein 397-like: MEDQKMMAPRKFMFLQSRINAGFKNEEDSHLQENSKSSSKSDSDFNGNISLTFDAHWNTPTCGVSDSHKFHLLQWEKTAEGGRKSLSSSSSGLLYSSLSSNDGKQVELLSDEKEAVDTLLMLANCYSEDRIVSSKNPPEKDRIAEFPDLKKKRKTNIGCTKDRLKNARIEKETENCRDEIILDTEALHKQMKSSGSGRLSCAFCGKSFSSYQALGGHKSSCRSNPLKKALQGSMRDTIKELTSSDIHQCDWCSKTFSTGQALGGHQRLHRTGQAEPRISRPLVSGKEISKEKSRIHYLTSSVQEAQDQHHCHYFETVIS, translated from the exons ATGGAAGACCAGAAGATGATGGCACCAAGAAAATTTATGTTTCTTCAAAGCAGAATTAATGCAGGTTTCAAGAATGAAGAAGATTCTCATCTTCAAGAAAATTCAAAATCAAGTAGTAAATCCGATTCAGACTTTAACGGCAACATCAGTTTAACTTTTGATGCTCATTGGAACACTCCTACTTGTGGGGTATCAGATTCTCATAAATTTCATCTTCTCCAATGGGAGAAAACTGCAGAAGGAGGCCGAAAGAGcttatcatcatcgtcatcaggaTTATTATATTCTTCTTTATCTAGTAATGACGGGAAACAAGTAGAACTATTGTCCGATGAGAAAGAAGCAGTCGACACTCTATTGATGTTGGCTAATTGCTATTCAGAAGATCGCATAGTTTCCAGCAAGAATCCTCCAGAGAAAGACAGAATCGCTGAGTTTCCAGATttgaaaaagaaacgaaaaactaACATTGGGTGCACCAAAGATCGTTTAAAGAACGCAAGAATTGAGAAGGAAACTGAGAACTGCAGAGATGAAATCATATTAGATACTGAAGCACTTCACAAGCAGATGAAGTCTTCTGGTTCTGGTAGATTGAGTTGTGCTTTTTGTGGGAAATCTTTCAGTAGTTATCAAGCTTTGGGTGGTCATAAATCAAGCTGCAGGAGCAATCCCTTGAAAAAAGCACTGCAAGGTTCAATGAGAGATACAATTAAAGAATTGACAAGTTCAGATATCCATCAGTGTGATTGGTGCAGTAAGACGTTTTCGACTGGTCAGGCTCTTGGGGGACATCAAAGGTTGCATCGGACTGGACAAGCTGAACCTCGAATTAGTAGGCCATTGGTTTCTGGAAAGGAAATCAGCAAGGAGAAATCTCGAATTCACTACTTAACATCATCAGTTCAAGAAGCACAAGAccaacaccat TGTCATTATTTTGAAACTGTTATCTCCTGA
- the LOC113294549 gene encoding F-box protein At3g07870-like gives MEILHQTEKEGLLFVQYIEDGERGCLFYGNDCDDYNQANIMEMEPHRLTMEYRHKGAVVGSCNGLVCTGERNKDVNLVDPVQLCNPLTGEYVSLPKFKLTRKLAIHGNNCRNLASGFGYCHSTKEYKVVRIFSQKGDLRLVQVYTVGGKWRCIRPKLRYFNCASSGIYANGSLHWLDQSYSQIPERKIVAFDLEHEKFYSVPMPTDATCFSVVRSVSYLLGGNNNLYLVHTENNCTDIWAYKLKRKKNSNAITSSNMKMRNQKYHKNSWQWIKEFTIEGEAAENFKPFAITRNNEVLLWYKSVFVYCYDPKTSTLNRLWGGNGMGCSHIEVIPHIPSIVSLKDLGETNVRSYRTATGPMTRKRKVINEEKVIAEKSFGLRKTKRSKKC, from the coding sequence ATGGAGATTCTTCATCAAACAGAAAAAGAGGGTTTGCTTTTCGTTCAATACATTGAAGACGGTGAAAGAGGATGTCTTTTCTATGGAAATGATTGTGATGATTATAATCAAGCCAATATCATGGAGATGGAACCTCACAGATTGACAATGGAATACCGCCACAAGGGCGCAGTGGTCGGGTCttgcaatggtttggtttgtACTGGAGAGCGTAATAAAGATGTTAACCTGGTCGATCCTGTCCAACTTTGCAACCCTCTTACCGGAGAATATGTTTCACTTCCAAAATTCAAATTGACTCGAAAATTAGCAATTCATGGTAATAATTGTCGTAATTTAGCAAGTGGATTTGGTTATTGTCATTCAACCAAAGAATACAAGGTCGTCAGAATATTTAGTCAGAAGGGAGATTTGAGACTTGTCCAAGTATATACAGTTGGAGGAAAGTGGAGATGCATACGACCTAAGTTGAGGTATTTCAATTGTGCATCATCGGGCATATATGCTAACGGATCTCTTCACTGGTTAGACCAGAGTTATAGCCAAATACCAGAACGTAAAATCGTTGCATTTGATCTGGAACATGAGAAGTTCTATTCAGTCCCAATGCCAACAGATGCAACATGCTTTTCTGTAGTGCGCAGTGTCAGTTATCTGCTTGGAGGAAATAATAACCTGTATTTGGTCCATACAGAAAATAACTGCACGGATATATGGGCATATAAGcttaaaagaaagaagaattctAATGCCATCACTAGTTCCAATATGAAAATGAGGAACCAGAAATATCATAAGAATTCGTGGCAATGGATTAAGGAGTTTACCATAGAGGGTGAAGCAGCAGAGAACTTTAAACCATTCGCGATCACAAGAAACAATGAAGTTCTATTGTGGTATAAAAGCGTGTTTGTCTACTGCTATGATCCTAAAACTTCAACTCTGAATAGGCTTTGGGGTGGTAATGGTATGGGATGCTCGCATATAGAGGTGATTCCGCACATCCCCAGCATCGTttctttgaaagatttgggagaaacTAATGTTAGGAGCTACAGAACTGCAACAGGACCTATGACTCGGAAAAGGAAGGTTATAAATGAAGAAAAAGTTATCGCAGAAAAATCATTCGgattaagaaaaactaaaaggTCGAAGAAATGCTAA
- the LOC113297042 gene encoding WPP domain-interacting protein 1-like: protein MGLGDDYSETKNLNDEALERSSSTDGIKLESNGSNSNENADEGSGSVEINCSREVNGNEIGNQTPTNSKSPLEVAVTPGVSGETPPTRKGFGLKKWRRVRRDFVKDESAGLDLNRILKRGAPNAAEIAKPRDSSAEIKLKSEGSAASEESSVKSPDLFDGFVPKGLSLDSTVGVGSAFAFGTDSENSGDRSSKSSTAASAPRMRNDFHTITGSARDKHKVKNLSGRSSSNSVQKFQQVKGKVDTSKKSRGEKDKYDKENSYSSIESELRSSDIVFSQIGVFGNSNGRQSEVCSNYDEENSEKGQTSDLHAGDGDQKGYCKQNGCDIEDISQNDVSGGGSLEEKGEEIESNRTHAEWDPLVKSIISLQAVQEALEIEIEKFGELGNEPVLPSETDINLSPHLQAEVVDLTQKVNGLERELEEVSALLKEKELRLVELEQMLNRTRLHEEEKLENGLPSVQDECRDMESQLEDLFKQKLEAEIEHLIIATTTQNLEGASEAQSLLFEEQKSLSVEQNQMLQKLRVAESKATVLKEHVKELDASCEEMIGTEEILIIQNRVCKHTLCFFVQLMLLFIGVQLFMLQLYSQPSGDVPT, encoded by the exons ATGGGGTTGGGAGATGACTATTCTGAAACTAAAAACTTGAATGATGAAGCCTTAGAAAGGAGCAGCAGTACTGATGGAATTAAGTTAGAGAGTAATGGGTCTAATTCTAATGAGAATGCAGATGAAGGGTCAGGAAGTGTAGAGATCAATTGTTCGCGTGAAGTAAACGGAAACGAAATTGGTAACCAGACACCCACAAATTCAAAGTCTCCTTTGGAAGTGGCTGTAACTCCAGGAGTTTCTGGGGAGACACCTCCGACGAGGAAAGGTTTTGGATTGAAGAAATGGAGGAGGGTAAGGAGAGACTTTGTTAAGGATGAGAGTGCTGGTTTGGATTTGAATAGAATTCTGAAGAGGGGAGCACCCAATGCTGCAGAGATCGCGAAACCTCGAGATTCATCTGCTGAGATCAAGCTGAAAAGTGAAGGATCTGCAGCGTCTGAGGAATCATCTGTGAAAAGTCCAGACCTTTTTGATGGGTTTGTCCCCAAAGGATTGAGTTTGGATTCCACTGTGGGTGTGGGATCTGCTTTTGCTTTTGGGACGGATTCTGAAAACAGTGGGGATCGAAGTAGCAAATCTTCCACAGCTGCTAGTGCTCCTAGAATGAGAAATGATTTCCATACAATAACAGGATCTGCACGAGACAAACACAAGGTGAAGAATCTGAGTGGAAGGAGTTCAAGTAATTCAGTACAAAAGTTTCAACAGGTTAAAGGAAAAGTTGATACAAGTAAGAAATCTCGAGGAGAAAAGGATAAGTATGACAAAGAAAACTCATATTCCAGCATTGAATCTGAACTTAGAAGCTCCGACATTGTCTTTTCACAGATTGGTGTTTTTGGTAACAGTAACGGGAGACAAAGCGAAGTCTGTTCGAATTATGATGAAGAGAATAGTGAGAAAGGTCAGACGAGTGATCTCCATGCTGGAGATGGGGATCAGAAGGGATATTGCAAACAAAATGGTTGCGACATTGAAGATATCTCACAAAATGATGTTTCTGGTGGTGGCTCATTAGaagagaaaggagaagagattgaAAGCAATCGAACCCATGCAGAATGGGACCCTCTGGTGAAGTCGATAATTTCTTTGCAGGCTGTGCAAGAAGCACTTGAAATTG AAATTGAGAAGTTTGGAGAGCTTGGAAACGAACCTGTGTTGCCATCTGAGACGGACATAAATCTTTCCCCACATCTACAAGCTGAGGTAGTCGATCTTACTCAGAAAGTAAATGGTCTTGAACGTGAACTAGAGGAGGTATCCGCCCTGCTGAAGGAAAAGGAGTTGCGGCTTGTTGAACTTGAACAGATGTTAAACAGAACTAGAttgcatgaagaagaaaaactgGAAAATGGTTTACCATCTGTTCAGGATGAGTGCAGAGACATGGAGTCTCAGCTTGAGGATTTATTCAAGCAGAAGTTAGAAGCTGAAATCGAGCATCTAATAATAGCAACAACAACCCAAAATTTGGAAGGTGCTTCAGAGGCTCAAAGTTTGCTCTTTGAAGAGCAGAAATCTCTTTCGGTTGAGCAAAATCAGATGCTTCAAAAGCTCAGAGTAGCTGAAAGCAAGGCTACTGTGTTGAAGGAACACGTGAAAGAGTTAGATGCATCGTGTGAAGAAATGATAGGTACTGAAGAAATTTTGATCATCCAGAATAGGGTATGTAAGCATACATTGTGTTTTTTTGTTCAGTTAATGTTGCTTTTTATAGGGGTTCAGTTGTTTATGTTGCAACTGTATTCCCAGCCATCTGGGGACGTACCAACCTGA